A stretch of the Coprobacillus cateniformis genome encodes the following:
- a CDS encoding sensor histidine kinase yields the protein MKSIYGKLILGFLVSILFSFSIAGYFSLRKNSDELGRLAVEELESSSEHIADLLQIIEDGDLPKILSGYADTSEASFYIESNGQRTDYGTISGRQLSSEDYKKLNDHLGTVITLRDSSMRKYAKSFQINGQKYIIFVQKDIGKKEMVFVDSAMIAVFCMLVAGSITFLIIADIIVKPISRLNKATNELSKGNYRVRVNYTGNDEIARLNRSFNQMAQQLAKQEETRQQFISDVSHEFQTPLTAIQGFATILKNEELPLVQRQKYADIILFHSKRLSTLSKNMLQLTILDGEDVKLETSEFSLIEQLSRVIETQDNLALSKNIEIEFQLPKNDIRIEADESRLEQVWINLVNNAIKYTNENGVVTISVKKSSKEVEVTIEDTGVGMSKEAISHIFERFYRQDKSRSIEGNGLGLSIVKRIIDLHRGTIDVKSREDGGSKFIIRLPQERTFHITERLMKKDKDNSL from the coding sequence TACGTAAAAATTCGGATGAATTAGGAAGATTAGCAGTAGAAGAATTAGAAAGTTCTTCTGAACATATTGCTGATCTTTTACAGATTATTGAGGATGGTGATTTGCCTAAAATTTTATCAGGTTATGCTGATACATCAGAGGCTAGTTTTTATATTGAAAGCAATGGGCAAAGAACAGATTATGGAACAATATCGGGAAGACAGTTATCTAGTGAAGACTATAAGAAATTGAATGACCATTTAGGGACAGTGATAACCTTAAGAGATTCTTCAATGCGCAAATATGCGAAATCATTTCAAATTAATGGACAAAAATACATTATTTTTGTTCAAAAAGATATAGGGAAAAAAGAAATGGTCTTTGTAGATTCGGCTATGATTGCTGTTTTTTGTATGTTAGTTGCAGGGAGTATTACATTCTTGATTATTGCCGATATTATTGTTAAACCAATTTCACGATTAAATAAAGCAACAAATGAATTGTCTAAAGGAAATTATCGTGTTCGTGTTAATTATACAGGTAATGATGAAATTGCCCGATTGAATCGCAGTTTTAATCAAATGGCACAGCAGTTAGCTAAACAGGAAGAAACAAGGCAACAATTTATTTCAGATGTTTCCCATGAGTTTCAAACACCTCTGACTGCTATTCAAGGTTTTGCAACAATATTAAAAAATGAAGAATTGCCATTGGTACAAAGACAAAAATATGCTGATATTATATTGTTTCATAGTAAGCGTTTATCAACCTTATCTAAGAATATGTTACAGTTAACAATTTTGGATGGGGAAGATGTAAAATTAGAAACAAGTGAATTTTCATTAATTGAACAATTAAGTCGTGTTATTGAAACACAAGATAATTTGGCTTTAAGTAAAAATATTGAAATAGAGTTTCAGTTGCCCAAAAATGATATTCGGATTGAAGCGGATGAATCAAGGTTAGAACAGGTTTGGATTAATTTGGTAAATAATGCAATTAAGTATACAAACGAGAATGGTGTTGTGACTATTTCTGTTAAAAAGTCATCTAAAGAAGTTGAAGTGACAATTGAAGATACAGGAGTAGGAATGAGCAAAGAGGCTATTTCTCATATTTTTGAAAGATTTTATCGTCAGGATAAATCAAGAAGTATTGAAGGAAATGGATTAGGATTATCTATTGTCAAAAGAATTATTGATTTACATCGTGGAACAATTGATGTAAAATCCAGAGAGGATGGAGGAAGTAAGTTTATTATTCGTCTTCCTCAGGAAAGAACTTTTCATATTACAGAAAGGTTAATGAAAAAAGACAAGGATAATTCACTTTAG